The Mycobacteriales bacterium genome includes a window with the following:
- a CDS encoding malate dehydrogenase yields the protein MAAPVTVTVTGAAGQIGYALLFRIASGHLLGADTPVRLRLLEIEPALKAAEGTAMELDDCAFPLLTGIDITADLKTAFDGTSVALLVGARPRTAGMERGDLLAANGGIFGPQGKAINDNAADDIKVLVVGNPANTNALIAQQHAPDVPADRFTAMTRLDHNRALSQLSAKLAVAVTEIEQMTIWGNHSATQYPDLYTARVGGKPAAEQVDEAWLKDTFIPTVAKRGAAIIEARGQSSAASAANAAIDHVYDWVNGTDWTSSSIPSDGSYGVPEGLISSFPCRAVDGRWEIVQGVEINDFSRERIDASVAELAEERDAVRELGLI from the coding sequence ATGGCAGCACCAGTCACCGTCACCGTCACGGGAGCGGCGGGCCAGATCGGCTACGCCCTCCTGTTCCGCATCGCCAGCGGTCACCTGCTCGGCGCCGACACCCCGGTGCGGCTCCGCCTGCTGGAGATCGAGCCGGCCCTCAAGGCCGCCGAGGGCACCGCGATGGAGCTCGACGACTGCGCCTTCCCGCTGCTGACGGGCATCGACATCACGGCCGACCTGAAGACAGCCTTCGACGGCACCAGCGTCGCGCTGCTCGTGGGGGCCCGTCCCCGCACCGCCGGCATGGAGCGCGGCGACCTGCTCGCGGCCAACGGTGGCATCTTCGGCCCGCAGGGCAAGGCGATCAACGACAACGCCGCCGACGACATCAAGGTCCTCGTCGTCGGCAACCCCGCCAACACCAACGCCCTCATCGCCCAGCAGCACGCCCCCGACGTCCCGGCGGACCGCTTCACCGCGATGACCCGCCTCGACCACAACCGCGCGCTGTCGCAGCTGTCGGCCAAGCTCGCCGTCGCCGTCACCGAGATCGAGCAGATGACGATCTGGGGCAACCACTCCGCGACGCAGTACCCCGACCTCTACACCGCCCGGGTCGGCGGCAAGCCGGCCGCGGAGCAGGTCGACGAGGCGTGGCTCAAGGACACGTTCATCCCGACCGTCGCCAAGCGCGGCGCCGCGATCATCGAGGCCCGGGGGCAGTCCTCCGCGGCCTCGGCGGCCAACGCCGCCATCGACCACGTCTACGACTGGGTCAACGGCACCGACTGGACCTCCTCGTCGATCCCGAGCGACGGCTCCTACGGCGTGCCCGAGGGCCTCATCAGCTCCTTCCCGTGCCGCGCCGTCGACGGCCGCTGGGAGATCGTCCAGGGCGTCGAGATCAACGACTTCTCCCGCGAGCGGATCGACGCCTCCGTCGCCGAGCTCGCCGAGGAGCGCGACGCCGTTCGCGAGCTCGGCCTCATCTGA